A genomic segment from Triticum dicoccoides isolate Atlit2015 ecotype Zavitan chromosome 1A, WEW_v2.0, whole genome shotgun sequence encodes:
- the LOC119359258 gene encoding subtilisin-chymotrypsin inhibitor-2B-like, giving the protein MSSTDVPASTDGLAGESWQKSWPEVVGKSIKEAREIILKDKPDADIVVLPAGSPVTRDLRPNRVRIFVDTVADTPFTG; this is encoded by the coding sequence ATGAGCTCCACAGATGTCCCAGCTAGCACCGACGGCCTCGCCGGTGAGTCGTGGCAGAAGTCATGGCCAGAGGTGGTGGGCAAGTCCATAAAGGAGGCCAGAGAGATCATACTCAAAGACAAGCCCGACGCCGACATCGTCGTGCTGCCAGCCGGGTCGCCGGTGACCCGGGACTTGAGGCCCAACCGCGTGCGCATCTTCGTCGATACCGTCGCCGACACACCCTTCACTGGCTAG
- the LOC119340483 gene encoding subtilisin-chymotrypsin inhibitor-2A-like gives MSCAVPEAPAGEEKKTSWSEVVGKSIEEAKAIILKDMPDAGIDVLPAGSVMTLDFRTNRVRIIVDTVTTTPSFG, from the coding sequence ATGAGCTGCGCCGTCCCAGAAGCCCCCGCCGGAGAGGAGAAGAAGACTTCATGGTCGGAGGTAGTGGGAAAGTCCATTGAGGAGGCCAAGGCGATCATCCTTAAGGACATGCCTGACGCTGGCATCGATGTCCTTCCTGCTGGCTCGGTGATGACCCTCGACTTCAGGACCAACCGTGTCCGCATCATCGTCGACACTGTCACGACCACCCCTTCCTTTGGTTAG